Proteins found in one Pempheris klunzingeri isolate RE-2024b chromosome 6, fPemKlu1.hap1, whole genome shotgun sequence genomic segment:
- the swt1 gene encoding transcriptional protein SWT1, whose protein sequence is MAKKSKKRKCKKVSSSSEEDEKGSKEHDSIRNYKSAKRKQDVDSQESSTAKQENCAFSTVKDVSQSDRHIKKAVYKLAKKQAKDQKPVHKEEECTKTKRISLIFHGGNCSSKAKTYISETNDAVSGSRSVEREPSRPSNTSNVPQRAEKTSKASIDEKTSQGFSFKLKKQLMSPSLVSVEQKEKGHHVLKKKHRAEEPPRTGNDSNTIKEREPSKTSSISSDSVLQKRRELVKFIWKRHPENKLEAKKSTCTEAKTPSASATKKSSISAKHTTSVSSSNMVKHVTSVPCSATSVSHKTVQSSSAQQLTCSPASPLPPDFKIPKKFQTRPVYSTRDNNDAISTKRDLKRQIKFSFSGPSVSNTKQETVQQAHSCLDVAPSFSSERQDERSSLSSKHAATFDTVTEPWYDQMQVVEELHLARSDKRLEVNVMQSYGELTCMDIDPPEEGAADTHYKQLPQQGLILVLDTNILLSHLDYVKKITSHGLGALGFPLVLIPWVVLQEMDSLKRGKGLSGSVAHLATPAISYIYNSLKSREPHLWGQSMQQAAESSNGLNAENNDDRVLQCCLQYQSLYPECALILCTNDKNLCSKALLSGVKALSKNDLEADVGRSTHGFHPLQNIKATVLPHHANAQVSSPLPSRSFARAHPHSQEGTGLSTGLTEKDNKRLSKTRDDVEDKTQWDLSRRVFELEDCLREVLSDVLEVEMKAAYEDLWLEIVYLKPPWTLHDTLQCLKKHWIAVFGHIVPRKKLQTVLNLINFFNSGKTMDRSSTLAALQEAKELVREFGKRSSRVPSAISVMNNIFNKLQPQGESLACDVVMNDDDDEDKQPTSAQVSPQEVWALFENIWSNVCQISFEVFKALGFDPHTMQSTQAVGGPPPPQDALVCLHKLSSMVSQLLQAFSSVLSSAPGLEEVQTLLSIIHSNKIANVDPRLTAKELLDCFSQQDYREKLRVGGNQLMELKEALDRCVGTTGQDVAFTT, encoded by the exons ATGGCTAAAAAGTCCAAAAAGAGAAAGTGCAAGAAGGTCTCGTCCTCAAGTGAAGAAGATGAGAAG ggaTCCAAGGAACACGATTCTATCAGAAATTACAAAAGTGCCAAGAGGAAGCAAGATGTGGACAGTCAAGAGAG CTCTACAGCAAAACAGGAAAATTGTGCTTTTTCTACTGTCAAAGATGTTTCCCAAAGCGACCGTCACATCAAAAAGGCTGTCTACAAACtggcaaaaaaacaagcaaaagacCAGAAACCTGTTCATAAGGAAGAGgaatgtacaaaaacaaaacgtaTCTCTCTGATATTCCATGGGGGAAATTGCTCTAGTAAAGCAAAAACTTATATTTCAGAGACGAATGATGCTGTCAGTGGGAGTAGGAGTGTGGAAAGAGAACCGTCAAGACCCTCGAACACCAGCAATGTtcctcagagagcagagaagacgTCTAAAGCTAGCATTGATGAAAAGACTTCCCAGGGGTTctcattcaaattaaaaaagcaGCTAATGAGTCCCAGCTTGGTGTCTgtggagcagaaagaaaaagggcATCATGTACTGAAGAAGAAGCACAGAGCTGAGGAGCCACCAAGGACTGGAAATGACAGCAACACTATCAAGGAAAGGGAACCAAGCAAgacctcctccatctccagtGATTCTGTGCTGCAGAAGAGAAGAGAGCTGGTCAAGTTTATCTGGAAAAGGCATCCAGAAAATAAGTTGGAGGCCAAAAAGAGCACGTGTACTGAGGCAAAAactccctctgcctctgctaCAAAGAAGTCTTCCATTTCAGCCAAGCACACTACCTCAGTTAGTAGCTCAAATATGGTGAAGCATGTCACTTCAGTCCCATGTAGCGCCACATCAGTGTCACATAAAACAGTTCAGTCATCATCTGCTCAGCAGCTAACGTGTTCTCCTGCATCACCTCTGCCTCCTGATTTTAAGATACCAAAAAAGTTTCAAACAAGGCCAGTATATAGTACCAGGGACAATAATGATGCTATTTCTACAAAAAGAGACCTCAAACGTCAGATTAAATTTTCATTCTCTGGGCCCTCAGTGAGCAACACCAAGCAGGAAACTGTCCAACAAGCTCACAGCTGTTTGGATGTTGCTCCTAGTTTTTCATCTGAGAGACAAGATGAGAGGTCATCTTTGTCAAGCAAACACGCAGCTACGTTTGATACAGTGACTGAGCCGTGGTATGACCAG ATGCAAGTGGTGGAAGAGCTTCATCTTGCCCGCTCTGACAAGAGATTGGAGGTGAATGTAATGCAAAGCTATGGAGAGCTCACCTGCATGGACATAGATCCTCCAGAAGAGGgcgctgcagacacacact acaaacaactccCCCAGCAGGGCCTAATCCTTGTGTTGGACACCAACATTCTCCTCAGTCACTTGGATTATGTGAAAAAGATCACATCTCACGGCCTTGGAG CTCTGGGCTTCCCTCTAGTCCTGATCCCCTGGGTGGTGCTTCAGGAGATGGATTCcctaaaaagaggaaaaggccTTTCGGGCTCCGTGGCCCACCTGGCCACCCCTGCCATCTCGTACATTTACAACTCTTTGAAGAGCCGGGAACCTCACCTCTGGGGGCAGTCtatgcagcaggcagcagagagcagca ATGGTCTGAATGCCGAGAATAATGATGACAGAGTGCTGCAGTGCTGTCTGCAATACCAGAGTCTGTACCCAGAGTGTGCTCTCATCCTGTGCAC TAATGATAAAAACCTATGCAGTAAGGCCCTCCTGAGCGGGGTGAAGGCCCTCAGCAAGAATGATTTGGAGGCCGATGTTGGAAGATCCACGCATGGCTTTCATCCTCTGCAAAACATTAAAGCTACCGTGCTGCCTCACCACGCCAACGCTCAGGTCTCGTCACCACTGCCGAGCAGGAGCTTTGCACGAGCCCATCCACACAGTCAAGAGGGAACAGGCCTTTCTACAGGGCTCACAGAGAAAG ATAACAAGAGGTTGAGCAAAACAAGGGATGATGTTGAGGATAAGACACAATGGGACCTTAGCCGGCGTGTTTTTGAACTAGAAGACTGCCTGCGAGAGGTGCTGTCTGATGTGTTAGAGGTGGAGATGAAGGCCGCTTACGAAGACCTCTGGTTAGAG ATAGTTTATCTAAAACCACCGTGGACTCTTCACGATACCCTGCAGTGCTTGAAAAAGCACTGGATTGCTGTCTTTGGGCACATTGTCCCACGGAAGAAGCTACAAACTGTTTTAAATCTCATCAATTTCTTCAACTCAG GTAAAACGATGGACCGTAGCTCTACCTTAGCAGCCCTCCAAGAAGCTAAGGAGCTTGTGAGAGAGTTTGGGAAAAGGTCAAGTCGTGTTCCCAGTGCCATTTCCGTAATGAACAACATTTTCAATAAGCTACAACCACAG GGGGAATCTCTTGCCTGTGATGTCGtcatgaatgatgatgatgatgaagacaaaCAACCCACGTCTGCTCAGGTCTCTCCCCAGGAAGTGTGGGCCCTGTTTGAGAACATTTGGTCTAACGTGTGTCAAATAAG CTTCGAAGTGTTCAAAGCTCTGGGCTTTGACCCTCACACTATGCAGAGCACTCAGGCAGTGGGAGGTCCTCCGCCGCCACAGGACGCCTTGGTCTGTTTGCACAAACTGTCCTCCATGGTCTCACAGCTGCTCCAAGCCTTCAGCAG CGTCTTGTCCTCGGCTCCTGGTTTAGAGGAAGTCCAGACGCTGCTCAGCATCATCCACTCGAATAAG ATTGCTAATGTGGATCCCAGATTGACAGCCAAAGAACTTCTGGATTGTTTCTCACAACAAGACTACAG GGAGAAGCTGAGAGTTGGAGGGAACCAGTTAATGGAGCTTAAAGAAGCCCTGGATCGTTGTGTCGGGACCACGGGACAAGACGTCGCCTTTACCACATAG